A genome region from Chryseobacterium sp. G0186 includes the following:
- a CDS encoding thiamine pyrophosphate-dependent enzyme has protein sequence MQTTYIETQQISFQDFKNQILEDYRLGRVSREMSYLGRREVLTGKAKFGIFGDGKELPQLAMAKVFRNGDFRSGYYRDQTFALAIDALTVESFFAQMYADTSVEREPASAGRQMNGHFATRSLHEDGSWKDLTAQKNISSDISPTAGQMPRLLGLAQASTIYKSVKFEGSEKFSREGNEIAFGTIGDASTAEGHFWETLNAACALQVPMIVSIWDDGYGISVPTKNQRAKADISEMLSGFQRKEGENQGCEIIQVKAWDYPALLDAYAKAEHFARTESVPVVVHVVDVTQPQGHSTSGSHERYKNEERLTWEAEFDGLVKFREWILNYSIEIDGKEEVIATAEELDAIDEEAKKKAKTGQKTAWENYQKAITELVQSVLPLVENLKGQNAEIETYITHFNKLVSKAKKDVFHLARKALLATRGTNSAERNQLMQKYNEVSEIEKDNYSSHLYSQSEWKAENIKEVKPVYSDSSEDVDGRVVIRNNFDKIFEKYPQTLIFGEDTGNIGDVNQGLEGMQEKYGALRIADTGIREATILGQGIGMAMRGLKPIAEIQYLDYVLYCLQGMSDDLATVHYRTKGGQKAPLIIRTRGHRLEGIWHSGSPMAGILNLSKGILVLVPRSLTKAAGFYNTMLQADEPAIIVECLNGYRLKEKQPDNLGEFTVPVGKIEVTKEGKDVTLVTYGSTWRIVTEAANELEKLGISAEVIDIQSLIPFDLSHEIAESVKKTNRLVVIDEDVEGGTTGFILQQILEKQKAFRYLDSDPLTISANDHRPAYASDGDYFSKPSTDDMVEKIYALFNETNPQKYPAIF, from the coding sequence ATGCAAACAACCTATATTGAAACACAGCAAATATCCTTTCAAGATTTTAAAAATCAAATACTTGAAGATTACAGGTTAGGAAGGGTTTCTCGTGAAATGTCTTATCTCGGAAGGAGAGAAGTGCTTACCGGAAAAGCTAAATTCGGAATTTTTGGGGATGGTAAGGAACTTCCTCAGCTGGCAATGGCGAAGGTTTTCAGAAATGGGGACTTCCGTTCAGGATATTACAGAGACCAGACTTTTGCATTAGCAATAGATGCCTTAACAGTGGAAAGTTTCTTTGCACAGATGTATGCTGATACAAGTGTAGAAAGAGAGCCTGCTTCAGCTGGAAGACAGATGAACGGACACTTTGCAACGAGAAGCTTACATGAAGACGGAAGCTGGAAAGATCTTACGGCACAGAAGAATATTTCTTCAGATATTTCTCCTACGGCAGGACAGATGCCTAGACTATTGGGATTAGCGCAAGCCTCTACAATCTATAAAAGTGTAAAATTTGAAGGATCAGAAAAATTCTCAAGAGAAGGTAACGAAATTGCTTTCGGGACAATTGGGGATGCTTCTACAGCAGAAGGGCACTTCTGGGAAACGTTAAACGCAGCATGTGCGCTTCAGGTTCCTATGATTGTATCAATTTGGGATGATGGATACGGAATTTCCGTTCCTACAAAAAATCAGAGAGCAAAAGCAGATATCAGTGAAATGCTAAGTGGTTTCCAGAGAAAAGAAGGCGAAAACCAAGGATGTGAGATCATTCAGGTGAAAGCTTGGGATTACCCTGCATTATTGGATGCTTATGCTAAGGCAGAGCATTTTGCAAGAACAGAAAGTGTACCTGTAGTGGTTCACGTTGTGGATGTTACCCAGCCTCAAGGTCACTCTACATCAGGATCTCACGAAAGATATAAAAATGAGGAGCGTCTTACTTGGGAAGCTGAATTTGATGGATTGGTAAAATTCAGAGAGTGGATTCTGAACTATTCTATCGAAATTGATGGAAAAGAAGAGGTCATTGCTACTGCTGAAGAATTAGATGCTATTGACGAAGAAGCAAAAAAGAAAGCCAAGACAGGACAAAAAACAGCCTGGGAGAATTACCAGAAAGCAATTACAGAATTAGTTCAGTCAGTATTACCTTTAGTGGAAAATCTTAAAGGGCAGAATGCTGAAATAGAAACATATATTACTCATTTCAATAAATTAGTTTCTAAAGCTAAGAAGGATGTATTCCATTTAGCCAGAAAAGCTTTATTGGCAACAAGAGGAACAAACTCTGCGGAAAGAAACCAATTGATGCAGAAATACAACGAAGTTTCTGAAATTGAAAAAGACAATTATTCTTCTCACCTATACTCTCAGTCTGAGTGGAAGGCTGAAAACATCAAGGAAGTTAAGCCGGTTTACTCCGACAGTTCTGAAGATGTAGACGGAAGAGTAGTGATCAGAAATAACTTTGATAAAATCTTTGAAAAATATCCTCAGACATTAATCTTTGGTGAAGATACCGGAAATATCGGTGACGTAAACCAGGGATTGGAAGGAATGCAGGAAAAATACGGAGCACTACGTATCGCTGATACAGGAATCCGTGAAGCTACAATTCTTGGACAGGGAATTGGTATGGCAATGAGAGGATTAAAACCTATCGCTGAAATCCAATATCTGGACTATGTTCTTTACTGTTTACAGGGAATGAGCGATGATCTGGCAACTGTACATTACAGAACCAAAGGAGGTCAGAAAGCTCCGTTGATCATCAGAACAAGAGGTCACAGACTAGAAGGAATCTGGCATTCAGGTTCTCCAATGGCGGGAATTCTTAACCTTTCAAAAGGTATTTTAGTACTGGTTCCAAGAAGCTTAACGAAAGCTGCAGGTTTCTACAACACCATGCTTCAGGCAGACGAGCCGGCGATCATTGTAGAATGCTTGAACGGATACAGACTGAAGGAAAAACAACCTGATAACTTAGGTGAATTTACAGTTCCTGTAGGTAAAATTGAAGTGACAAAAGAAGGAAAAGATGTTACCTTGGTCACTTACGGTTCTACATGGAGAATTGTAACTGAAGCCGCTAATGAATTAGAAAAACTAGGAATTTCTGCAGAAGTTATTGATATCCAGTCATTAATTCCTTTCGATTTATCTCACGAAATTGCTGAAAGCGTTAAGAAAACCAACAGATTAGTAGTAATTGACGAAGATGTAGAAGGAGGAACAACAGGATTCATCCTACAACAGATCCTTGAAAAGCAAAAAGCTTTCAGATATTTGGATTCAGATCCGTTAACGATCTCTGCTAATGATCACAGACCTGCTTATGCAAGTGATGGTGATTATTTCAGCAAGCCATCTACAGATGACATGGTAGAGAAAATCTACGCTTTATTTAATGAAACAAATCCTCAGAAATATCCTGCGATATTCTAA
- a CDS encoding AIM24 family protein, whose product MSKYSIEAFINETKENPQQRDYFELETKHLLEINLNNQSVWTKKGSMVSYVGNINFERQGMLSGGIGNMLKKAISGEGSKLMKAEGTGKLYVADSGKKVRILYLNNESVCVNGNDVLAHEQSVKSDITMLKSIAGMMSGGLFQVKLSGTGHIAITTHGDPLTLLVTPDNPVFTDPNATVAWSGNLSPDLKTNVSFKSLIGRGSGEEFQMKFSGHGWVLIQPYEEVYLMEK is encoded by the coding sequence ATGAGCAAATATTCAATTGAAGCATTTATTAATGAAACAAAAGAGAATCCTCAACAAAGAGATTATTTTGAACTGGAAACCAAGCATCTTTTAGAGATCAATCTTAATAACCAGTCTGTATGGACAAAAAAAGGAAGCATGGTAAGCTATGTGGGAAACATTAATTTTGAAAGACAGGGAATGCTGTCCGGCGGGATTGGTAACATGTTAAAAAAAGCAATCAGCGGAGAGGGAAGCAAACTTATGAAAGCGGAGGGAACCGGGAAATTGTATGTTGCAGATTCTGGTAAAAAAGTACGAATTCTTTATTTGAATAATGAATCGGTTTGTGTGAATGGAAATGATGTTTTGGCCCATGAACAAAGTGTAAAGAGTGACATTACCATGCTTAAGAGTATTGCAGGAATGATGTCCGGCGGTCTTTTTCAGGTAAAGCTTTCCGGAACGGGTCACATTGCCATTACCACTCATGGAGATCCTTTAACTTTACTGGTAACTCCGGACAATCCGGTTTTCACAGATCCTAATGCTACTGTTGCGTGGTCCGGAAACCTCAGCCCTGACCTGAAGACGAATGTTTCTTTTAAAAGCCTTATTGGAAGAGGAAGCGGGGAAGAATTCCAAATGAAGTTTTCAGGGCATGGTTGGGTATTGATTCAACCTTATGAAGAAGTTTATCTTATGGAAAAATAA
- a CDS encoding polyprenyl synthetase family protein — protein MANIVEEIKQPINEEMKLFEQKFYESMQSKVPLLDKVTRFIVTTKGKQMRPMFVFLCAKLVGNVTEKTYRGASMIELIHTATLVHDDVVDESFKRRNFFSINALWKNKIAVLVGDYLLSKSVLLSTDHKDYDLLGVISRTIREMSEGELLQLEKARKLDITEDVYYEIIRQKTATLIAACCEIGVLSDSTDEVLAKKMQNFGTYTGMAFQIKDDLFDYLSSNVIGKPVGIDIKEQKMTLPLIHTLKIAGEKDRKYYFDTIKRYNNNPKRVKELIEFVKNSGGLEYAITVMKDFQQKAKDILNEFPESEAQRSLHSMLDYVIERKF, from the coding sequence GTGGCAAATATCGTAGAAGAAATCAAGCAACCGATCAATGAGGAAATGAAGCTTTTCGAGCAAAAGTTTTATGAATCGATGCAGAGTAAAGTTCCTTTGTTAGATAAAGTAACCCGTTTTATTGTTACCACCAAAGGGAAGCAGATGCGTCCTATGTTTGTATTTCTTTGTGCCAAGCTGGTAGGGAATGTTACAGAAAAAACCTATCGTGGAGCTTCCATGATTGAGTTAATTCATACAGCAACCTTGGTGCACGATGATGTCGTGGATGAAAGTTTCAAACGACGTAATTTTTTCTCCATTAATGCTTTATGGAAAAATAAAATTGCAGTTTTAGTAGGAGATTACCTGTTATCAAAATCAGTACTTCTATCTACAGACCATAAAGATTATGATTTGCTGGGAGTGATTTCAAGAACCATCCGTGAAATGTCTGAAGGGGAGCTTCTTCAATTGGAAAAAGCCAGAAAACTGGACATTACAGAAGATGTTTATTATGAAATTATTCGCCAGAAAACAGCGACCTTAATTGCAGCTTGCTGTGAAATTGGAGTACTTTCCGACAGTACAGACGAAGTGCTTGCCAAAAAAATGCAGAATTTCGGAACCTATACAGGAATGGCTTTCCAGATTAAGGATGACCTTTTTGATTATTTAAGCTCCAATGTCATTGGTAAACCTGTAGGAATTGATATTAAAGAACAGAAAATGACACTGCCTTTGATTCATACCCTTAAAATAGCTGGTGAAAAAGATAGAAAATACTATTTCGATACCATCAAGCGTTATAATAATAACCCTAAACGAGTAAAAGAACTGATTGAATTTGTTAAAAATTCAGGAGGCCTAGAATACGCGATTACAGTGATGAAAGATTTTCAGCAGAAAGCAAAGGATATTCTTAACGAATTTCCTGAATCTGAAGCACAAAGATCTTTACATAGTATGCTGGATTATGTAATTGAGCGAAAATTTTAA
- the queA gene encoding tRNA preQ1(34) S-adenosylmethionine ribosyltransferase-isomerase QueA, which translates to MKTSDFNFDLPAELLAEHPSEHRDEARLMVLDRKTQTIEHKLFKDVVDYFDEKDLFIFNNTKVFPARLYGNKEKTGAKIEVFLLRELDKETRVWDVLVDPARKIRIGNKLFFTEDESLVAEVIDNTTSRGRTLRFLFDGSYDEFRTKLKELGETPLPKYIKRAVEPEDAERYQTIYAKVEGAVAAPTAGLHFSRHLMKKLEIKGIDFAEVTLHVGLGTFNPIEVEDLSKHKMESEEIIIDEKNAEIINKAVSSHRRVCAVGTTTMRALETSVSSNKKISAFNGWTNKFIYPPHDFGVANTMITNFHTPKSTLLMMIAAFAGRDFVMHAYEEAVKEKYKFYSYGDAMLIL; encoded by the coding sequence ATGAAAACATCAGATTTTAATTTTGATCTTCCTGCGGAATTATTGGCAGAACACCCATCAGAGCACAGAGACGAAGCTAGATTAATGGTTCTTGATAGAAAAACACAAACTATTGAGCACAAATTATTCAAGGACGTTGTAGATTATTTTGATGAGAAAGACTTATTCATCTTCAACAATACTAAGGTTTTCCCTGCTCGTCTTTATGGAAATAAGGAAAAAACAGGTGCTAAAATCGAAGTTTTCCTTTTAAGAGAGCTTGATAAGGAAACAAGAGTTTGGGATGTTTTAGTAGATCCGGCAAGAAAAATAAGAATTGGTAACAAATTATTCTTCACTGAGGATGAATCTTTGGTAGCAGAGGTTATTGATAATACAACTTCAAGAGGAAGAACACTAAGATTTTTATTCGACGGTTCTTACGACGAATTCAGAACGAAACTAAAGGAATTAGGAGAAACTCCACTTCCAAAATATATCAAAAGAGCAGTAGAACCTGAAGATGCAGAAAGATATCAGACGATCTATGCAAAAGTAGAAGGAGCTGTTGCAGCACCTACAGCAGGTCTTCACTTCTCTAGACACTTGATGAAGAAATTAGAGATTAAAGGAATTGATTTTGCAGAAGTTACCCTTCACGTAGGATTAGGAACATTTAATCCAATCGAGGTAGAAGATCTTTCCAAGCATAAAATGGAATCTGAAGAGATCATTATCGATGAGAAAAATGCTGAAATCATTAATAAGGCAGTATCATCTCACAGAAGAGTTTGTGCAGTAGGTACAACCACAATGAGAGCATTGGAAACTTCTGTTTCTTCAAACAAAAAGATCTCTGCATTCAACGGATGGACAAACAAATTTATTTATCCACCTCATGATTTTGGAGTAGCTAACACGATGATCACCAACTTCCATACACCAAAATCAACATTATTGATGATGATTGCGGCGTTTGCAGGGAGAGATTTTGTAATGCACGCTTATGAAGAAGCCGTAAAAGAAAAGTATAAATTCTATTCTTACGGTGACGCTATGTTAATTCTATAA
- a CDS encoding class I SAM-dependent methyltransferase, translating into MKITRLVILFNYKKILLGVLVSILLFIGSFKLHSDIFILLLRLLSALIIVNIIASLTASYWLYDRSDLYELNDLEDTINWDTIENVVLIHASFDPLSRRLEEKCPHIKVTVCDIYGNRHEHERGIEVSKKMFPPHPKEIKISVDTLPFEDESQDVILAVTTLHEVLDHQKRVLFFKEAKRILKKGGLIIVSEQFRDTTNFIFFNIGAFHFLSWKQWKNSISPSGLNIVKNKKVTPFANMLVIKKD; encoded by the coding sequence ATGAAAATTACCAGATTAGTTATTCTCTTCAACTATAAAAAAATCCTGCTTGGTGTACTTGTTTCCATTCTTCTTTTTATAGGGTCTTTTAAGCTTCATTCTGATATTTTTATCTTATTGTTAAGACTTTTGAGTGCACTGATTATCGTCAATATAATAGCGTCTCTTACCGCATCCTATTGGCTTTATGATCGTTCTGACCTCTATGAATTGAATGATTTGGAAGATACCATTAACTGGGATACGATTGAAAATGTGGTTCTTATTCATGCCAGTTTTGATCCTCTGTCTAGAAGACTGGAAGAAAAGTGTCCTCATATAAAGGTAACGGTCTGCGATATTTACGGCAACAGACATGAACATGAAAGGGGGATTGAGGTTTCCAAGAAAATGTTCCCTCCACATCCCAAGGAAATAAAGATTTCCGTAGATACGTTGCCTTTTGAAGACGAATCTCAGGATGTAATTCTTGCGGTTACCACTCTTCATGAAGTTTTAGATCATCAGAAGAGGGTTTTGTTTTTTAAAGAAGCCAAAAGAATTTTGAAGAAAGGAGGATTAATTATTGTTTCAGAGCAATTTAGAGATACTACCAACTTTATATTCTTTAATATCGGAGCTTTTCATTTTTTGAGTTGGAAACAATGGAAAAACTCTATTTCCCCATCAGGATTGAACATAGTAAAGAATAAAAAGGTGACGCCTTTTGCAAATATGCTGGTGATAAAGAAAGATTAA
- a CDS encoding serine hydrolase domain-containing protein, producing the protein MKNILSGFLLLMINMVHPQLQKVEKVIDSCVKKDNFNGSVLLAKNGKIELLTYQGLSNRHYTVPFSDDTRFHIFSLTKTFTAVLIMQLYEKGKINLDATISTYYPEYTGEASKKATIRNLLTYSSGRANKDISSPELIHQAYDNTIWNLDDFISTYLSEKLIDPPGTKFSYNNGDYILLGKIIEKIYHKPFEEVLKEQILIPLKMGNTGFLHHNDIIRNIDEGYTADESDVFQLHMPTNTYIDNFYSAGAMYSTPKDLLIFDQAIFNHVLFGKTTLETMLTPSKKLEDTALGFWVYPKKFGSVNTLFVERQGEGYGHSANWVHLADKNLSLIILSNTKDIRYLNKMRERIIIAYYGQ; encoded by the coding sequence ATGAAAAATATACTATCAGGATTTCTACTGCTGATGATCAATATGGTTCATCCCCAGCTTCAAAAAGTTGAAAAAGTGATTGATTCCTGTGTAAAAAAGGATAATTTCAACGGTTCTGTATTATTGGCAAAAAACGGCAAAATTGAATTACTTACTTATCAAGGACTCTCAAACAGACATTATACTGTTCCTTTTTCTGATGATACAAGGTTTCATATTTTCTCGCTGACCAAAACCTTTACTGCTGTCCTGATCATGCAGCTTTATGAGAAAGGAAAAATTAACCTTGACGCCACCATTTCAACCTATTATCCTGAATATACGGGAGAAGCTTCAAAAAAAGCGACCATCAGAAATTTGCTTACCTACAGCAGTGGAAGGGCAAACAAAGACATCAGTTCACCGGAACTTATTCATCAAGCCTACGACAATACCATATGGAATCTGGATGACTTTATTTCAACATATCTCTCTGAAAAGCTGATCGATCCACCCGGAACAAAATTCAGTTATAATAATGGCGACTATATTCTTCTTGGAAAAATCATTGAAAAGATTTACCACAAACCTTTTGAAGAGGTTTTAAAAGAACAGATATTAATTCCTCTGAAAATGGGGAATACAGGATTTCTTCATCACAACGATATCATCAGGAATATTGATGAAGGCTATACAGCAGATGAATCAGATGTCTTTCAACTTCATATGCCAACCAATACCTATATTGATAATTTTTATTCTGCCGGAGCTATGTACTCCACTCCCAAGGATCTGCTTATTTTTGACCAGGCCATATTCAATCATGTTTTGTTTGGAAAAACCACCTTGGAGACCATGCTTACTCCATCCAAAAAACTTGAGGATACTGCACTGGGATTCTGGGTATATCCTAAGAAGTTCGGGTCTGTAAATACCCTTTTTGTGGAGCGTCAGGGAGAAGGCTATGGACATAGTGCCAACTGGGTTCATTTAGCCGACAAAAACCTTAGCTTAATTATTTTATCCAATACAAAAGACATCAGGTATCTCAATAAAATGAGAGAAAGAATCATCATTGCTTATTATGGACAGTAA
- a CDS encoding carboxymuconolactone decarboxylase family protein gives MNYKEISKETIGHLYKAHTSIRKSGIDEKLIALAELRVSQINGCAYCCSYHAKELLDFGFEQDAINRLPGWKHTNVFDSQQKLVLSWAEAILYNHDDWHEIKEKLSSYFTEREIVELTASITLMSALNKLRITLAEEDK, from the coding sequence ATGAATTACAAAGAAATTTCAAAGGAAACGATTGGCCATTTGTATAAGGCACACACCAGCATCAGAAAATCAGGTATTGATGAGAAACTTATTGCCCTGGCGGAATTGCGTGTATCTCAAATCAATGGCTGTGCCTACTGTTGCAGCTACCACGCTAAAGAACTTCTTGATTTCGGCTTTGAACAGGACGCCATTAACAGGCTTCCGGGATGGAAGCATACCAACGTCTTCGATTCACAACAAAAGCTGGTTTTAAGCTGGGCTGAAGCCATACTGTATAACCATGATGACTGGCATGAGATAAAGGAAAAATTATCTTCATATTTTACAGAAAGGGAAATTGTGGAATTAACGGCTAGTATTACTTTAATGAGTGCTTTGAATAAATTACGAATCACATTGGCTGAAGAAGACAAATAG
- the rlmN gene encoding 23S rRNA (adenine(2503)-C(2))-methyltransferase RlmN yields the protein MKDIRILSLDQLKEYFVSLGEKPFRAKQVYDWLWSKNLHSIDEMTNLSKTLRERIAEEYTINPVSVDLLQKSTDGTIKNGVKLHDGLLVESVLIPTETRTTACVSSQVGCSLNCEFCATARLKRMRNLEVAEIVDQVALIDSQSRMYFDRPLSNIVFMGMGEPMMNYKNVVEAIRKITQPEGLGMSPRRITVSTSGIPKMIKMLADDELRVKLALSLHSAIEVKRNEIMPFSDKFPLTDIMESLQYWYQKTGSVITFEYCVWKGINDGDEDIKALIRYCKQVPSKVNLIQYNPIGDGKYDQCNKQAEENYIRQLENAGITVMVRRSRGGDIDAACGQLANKNAD from the coding sequence ATGAAAGATATCCGTATATTATCACTAGATCAGCTTAAAGAGTACTTTGTATCTTTAGGAGAAAAGCCGTTTCGTGCGAAGCAGGTCTATGACTGGCTATGGAGTAAAAACCTCCATTCGATTGATGAAATGACGAATCTTTCGAAAACTCTTCGTGAAAGAATTGCTGAAGAGTATACCATTAACCCTGTTTCTGTAGATCTTCTTCAGAAAAGTACCGATGGAACCATCAAAAATGGAGTAAAGCTTCACGATGGACTATTGGTAGAATCTGTTTTGATTCCAACAGAAACAAGAACTACAGCCTGTGTATCTTCACAGGTAGGCTGCTCACTAAACTGCGAATTCTGTGCTACAGCAAGACTGAAAAGGATGAGAAACCTTGAAGTCGCAGAAATTGTAGATCAGGTTGCCCTTATTGACAGCCAAAGCAGAATGTATTTTGACAGACCACTTTCCAATATCGTATTTATGGGAATGGGAGAACCAATGATGAACTACAAAAATGTAGTAGAAGCCATCAGGAAGATCACCCAACCGGAAGGATTAGGAATGTCTCCAAGAAGAATTACTGTTTCTACATCAGGAATTCCAAAGATGATCAAAATGCTTGCTGATGATGAGTTGCGTGTGAAGCTGGCATTATCCCTTCACTCAGCCATTGAAGTAAAGCGTAATGAGATCATGCCTTTCTCAGATAAATTTCCATTAACAGACATCATGGAATCTCTTCAGTACTGGTATCAGAAAACCGGTTCAGTGATTACTTTTGAATACTGTGTGTGGAAAGGAATTAATGACGGTGATGAAGACATCAAGGCTTTAATCAGATACTGCAAACAGGTTCCTTCCAAGGTAAATCTTATTCAATATAATCCAATTGGGGACGGTAAATATGACCAATGCAACAAACAGGCGGAAGAAAACTATATTCGTCAGCTTGAAAATGCAGGAATTACAGTAATGGTAAGAAGAAGCCGTGGTGGTGACATTGATGCTGCCTGTGGGCAATTGGCGAATAAAAATGCCGATTAA
- a CDS encoding winged helix-turn-helix transcriptional regulator — MKKNELMQYSCPLGKAMAALGSKWKPIIVLVIKDRKLRFGELAVRINVISRKVLTDQLREMESDGLIIREEFKELPPRVEYSLTEKGLALLPILYLLEEWEAKYQVKGAYSEDCIELIKEKAKTVNI; from the coding sequence ATGAAAAAGAATGAATTAATGCAATACAGCTGTCCTCTGGGCAAGGCAATGGCTGCACTGGGAAGCAAATGGAAACCTATTATTGTTCTGGTTATCAAGGACCGAAAGCTTCGTTTTGGAGAGCTTGCAGTGCGCATTAATGTCATCTCCAGAAAGGTATTGACTGATCAGCTACGGGAAATGGAAAGCGATGGACTGATCATCCGTGAAGAGTTTAAGGAACTTCCTCCAAGAGTGGAATATTCCCTTACAGAAAAGGGATTGGCTCTATTGCCTATTTTATATCTATTAGAGGAATGGGAAGCAAAATATCAGGTGAAAGGAGCCTATTCAGAAGATTGCATTGAATTGATTAAGGAGAAAGCGAAAACAGTGAATATCTAA
- a CDS encoding sterol desaturase family protein has protein sequence MESLMSENGLEHVYAWSVPLFAIVILAEMIYSHLSEAKLYNGKDLATNVYLALMNFGLDFIMKAFAMGVMFYFYNHKLFSWDLSIWYLLACFVITDFAYFVLHYVDHRSRAFWAVHITHHSSEYFNLTTGFRSPVLQPLYRYLYFSPLAFLGFSPWHIMVAYAIGQVYGTWVHTQTVKSMGFLEYILVTPSHHRVHHACNIKYLDKNMGMCLIIWDKIFGTFQKEDPNIPVKYGIYPKMPDNRPDTVLFYEWRKIWKDLKQPGLKLTDRINYIFNSPGWRHDGTGKTVRQYQKEYFAKQQRKEQEKNQKEQKTA, from the coding sequence ATGGAGAGTTTAATGAGCGAAAATGGTTTAGAACATGTATACGCATGGTCAGTTCCATTATTTGCTATTGTTATTTTGGCTGAAATGATTTATAGCCATTTATCAGAAGCTAAATTATATAATGGTAAGGACCTTGCAACGAATGTGTATCTGGCATTGATGAATTTTGGTCTTGACTTTATTATGAAAGCGTTTGCAATGGGAGTAATGTTCTACTTTTACAACCACAAACTTTTCTCTTGGGATCTTAGTATCTGGTATTTGCTGGCTTGTTTTGTAATTACAGATTTTGCTTATTTTGTACTGCATTATGTGGATCATAGATCCAGAGCATTCTGGGCAGTTCATATTACGCACCACAGCTCAGAATACTTTAACCTTACTACAGGCTTCAGAAGCCCGGTATTACAGCCTCTTTACAGATATCTGTACTTTTCGCCGCTGGCATTTTTAGGGTTTAGTCCCTGGCATATTATGGTGGCTTATGCAATAGGGCAGGTATATGGAACATGGGTACATACCCAAACGGTAAAGAGCATGGGATTTTTAGAATATATTCTGGTAACTCCTTCCCACCACCGTGTTCATCATGCATGCAATATTAAGTATCTGGACAAAAATATGGGCATGTGCCTGATTATTTGGGATAAAATATTCGGAACTTTCCAAAAAGAAGACCCCAATATTCCGGTGAAATATGGAATCTATCCTAAAATGCCGGACAACAGACCTGATACCGTTCTCTTTTATGAATGGCGCAAAATCTGGAAAGATCTTAAGCAGCCAGGATTAAAGCTTACTGACAGAATCAACTATATTTTCAATTCTCCGGGATGGAGACATGACGGAACCGGAAAAACGGTAAGACAATATCAGAAAGAATACTTTGCAAAACAGCAAAGAAAAGAACAAGAGAAAAATCAGAAAGAGCAGAAAACTGCTTAA